The Pleurodeles waltl isolate 20211129_DDA chromosome 7, aPleWal1.hap1.20221129, whole genome shotgun sequence genome contains the following window.
CAACCTCCCCAGTGTGCACAGCACTCGCCGTCCTTTTGGTGCATTGTTTTCATGTCTGGGACTCAATGCATCACATGTCAGCCAAAGCAGGAAATATTATTGGTGGAAAGCCTTTCCTAGGTAGGGCCATTGTGGCTCACCAGTTATGTGATGGATGGACCACCGGGTCAAGGGTTTCTGACAGCAGAGCTAGTTGGTCTTGCATTGCATGAATCCTGGGGGTCTCCCACCATTAAATGAGGTAGCTGGTCCCCCTTTTTTCGTGGGGAAGAAGTTGAGCACAGCAGGACTCCCACACTGCTAAACCCCAAATGACCCCTCCCAAAGATATTCCAGAACATAATAAGAATATCCAGGGGTGATGGGGCAGCTACATGAGACAGTTATGACTGTGAGCTGAATGTGACATTCACCCATTGTCATAGCAACCCATATCTGGAGGTATTGGCTTGTGCGTATTTGTTTGCTTGTACACTTTCTCAAACTATGCAAGAGTTGAATTTGCTGGTTAATGAAGGTATGATTACGTTTTGCTTCAGCCTATCACCAAAGTACAGAACCCTTCTGCACAACCCAGTCACGTGGGAGCATGCTTAATTTGGGCcgttggttggtggtgggggccatCAGACATTTACTGCTAGCAAGAGagggaaacacacacacagaagaaagatggaggaagagaaagatggaaaaaccacCACAAAGGGAAAAGCAGAGACCCATGTGACCCAAGAGCGACAGCGACGTCACAAGATGGGTAGAACAGAGCTCACCGGGTGCGGGGTCCAGGCACTGCTTGCCGCAGCTGGTCGGGCAGCACTTCTGGTGTTTGGGACACGTTGAGTCAACGCTGCAGCTCTGGGCTGGGACCGTGGCACAGTCCGGTGCAGCAGTGGGGAGGGCCCCAGGGCTGGTGCAGTTTGCAGCTGTTCCATTGGTGCAGTCAGGGGATGACGTGGGTAGAGTCTCCTCACTGGTGCAGTTTGGATCAATCCCGTTCACACAAGGAGGAGTTGATGGGGACTGGGTACTCTGGGCATCGACTGTGGCACTCTCCGCGGGGCACTGCCCGGGCCTATCATTGCTTTTTTCATCCACTTCGTTCCACCAATCTACACGTAAAGACATAGAGAGTCAATTATTTACTGCCAAGGAAACCCAAAAGGGGAGAGCAAACTGCACTGACCTGAGGACTAGCCAGGGTTACTTCTGGGAGAGAGGAGGTGGCATCTCTGTGTAAAGTTGGGATTGAGCTGAGCACAGGTTACAATGTATCACGGGTCAGAGTAAGACAAAGCATAAAAAAGCTACTTTAGAAGTGGAAATGATCAACACTCCCTAGGTCCAGGACCCTCCATACAGGGCCTCCTAGGCTCTCATGGACCACCCGCTGTGTTCTGGCgaacacactaagggccacatttagAGCTTGTTGAGAGGAATAGCTGCTTCAAATTGGCGGTCCTCTCTCCCATCAAACCTGCATTTCTTCCGCTCAGTTTTTACTAAGTGGGAGACAGTGGTGTCAGTGACcacctaagaggcatatttacaagccccttgcgtctTCATGCGCCGCCCTAGTGTAATTTTGTTTGACACTAGGAGGCACTGAGGAGGCCTctactgtgcgccatatttacaaagtggcacaaagcatgtatTGCGTCAGTTTGGAACCCCTCGCGCCcactatacctgcaccaggtataatgtatgcaaggggggcattccgaggctctacaagatttcactgcgccattttttccatcacgACTTCTCAGGGAAGGCTTTAAAGAAACGCTCTCATAATAATCTATgaccctccctgtgctttgctggactagtgccataatttatgctattgtgctaacgtgcgccatgaAGCTCTGTaaagtaaatacagcgctaccatggtgacgttaggggggcacggacgacacaagaaaagtggcgcatcagagctgatgcaccactttcttgtacgtTTGCCCCTAAGTGTTTACTAGAAATTGCTTTTCTGACACTGGCCAAAGTTATTGCATCACAATATGCCAAGCAgagccagtgcagagccacttttctttcaccccttagcaccccactaacgccaccatgtctgcactgtatttaacatatggtgtaccatgacggtagttagaaaactagcgtcaaattttttgatgctagttgATGCTTTGCAgatttagcataaaaaatgttgaaactaatcctgcaaagcacgctaaggcccattaaaaataatggtgagcCCCATttgaacacct
Protein-coding sequences here:
- the LOC138247117 gene encoding WAP four-disulfide core domain protein 3-like, which gives rise to MLKILVLPLVVLLVSRAHGWEHEEEHSEEPSGDWWNEVDEKSNDRPGQCPAESATVDAQSTQSPSTPPCVNGIDPNCTSEETLPTSSPDCTNGTAANCTSPGALPTAAPDCATVPAQSCSVDSTCPKHQKCCPTSCGKQCLDPAPGSFCINDVDCALDSKLCCRGVCTYVCRHPPLTHVFKDLLLRKLKKG